The Prochlorothrix hollandica PCC 9006 = CALU 1027 genome includes a region encoding these proteins:
- a CDS encoding DUF3110 domain-containing protein, with translation MQVFVLLYKIAPDQEGIHTLRMGDRNVVLIFEEEDDASRYAMLLEAQDFMLPDVECLDRQDVEDYCAESGYDYRLVPQGFIPQNDTDRLLLAPPEKNIDPDLDALGEENPSRRPGAGKPEADTTEASEFSQFSQRELDSIRRRLEGLL, from the coding sequence ATGCAAGTCTTTGTGCTGCTCTACAAAATTGCCCCCGACCAGGAAGGGATCCACACCCTCCGCATGGGCGATCGCAATGTGGTGTTGATCTTTGAAGAAGAGGACGATGCCAGCCGCTACGCCATGCTTTTGGAGGCCCAGGACTTTATGCTGCCGGATGTGGAGTGCCTCGATCGCCAAGACGTGGAGGACTACTGTGCCGAGTCGGGCTATGACTATCGCCTCGTGCCCCAGGGCTTTATCCCCCAGAACGATACCGATCGCCTGCTGTTGGCTCCCCCAGAGAAAAACATTGATCCCGATCTGGATGCCCTGGGGGAAGAGAACCCCAGCCGCCGCCCAGGGGCAGGGAAGCCGGAAGCGGATACCACGGAAGCCTCCGAGTTTTCCCAGTTTTCCCAGCGGGAACTGGACTCTATCCGCCGCCGCCTCGAAGGGTTGCTGTGA
- a CDS encoding 1,2-dihydroxy-3-keto-5-methylthiopentene dioxygenase encodes MATLTLLDRSTPPLTTAPDITAYLQGIGLDYQQWQPSQPLGDSATSDEVLAAYGAEIETLKAAGGYVTADVIDIQPDTPNLDAMLAKFDKEHWHDEDEVRFTLAGHGIFYINPTTSPVVKVDVAAGDLLVVPRGTLHWFELADDRRIRAIRLFQDPGGWTPHYTNSGTEQQY; translated from the coding sequence ATGGCTACCCTGACCCTGCTCGATCGATCCACCCCCCCACTGACCACCGCCCCAGACATCACCGCCTACCTCCAGGGCATTGGCTTGGACTATCAGCAATGGCAACCCAGCCAGCCCCTGGGGGACAGCGCCACCAGTGACGAAGTCCTAGCAGCCTATGGGGCAGAAATCGAAACCCTGAAGGCGGCAGGCGGCTATGTGACCGCTGATGTCATTGATATCCAGCCAGATACCCCCAATTTAGATGCAATGTTGGCCAAGTTCGACAAAGAACATTGGCATGATGAAGATGAAGTGCGCTTTACCCTGGCGGGCCATGGGATTTTTTACATTAACCCCACAACTAGCCCGGTGGTGAAAGTAGACGTGGCAGCGGGGGACTTGCTGGTGGTGCCTCGCGGCACCCTGCATTGGTTTGAGTTGGCGGACGATCGCCGGATCCGGGCCATTCGCCTCTTCCAGGATCCCGGCGGCTGGACTCCCCACTACACCAACAGCGGCACAGAACAGCAGTATTAA
- a CDS encoding P-loop NTPase fold protein gives MGRQTDRPQLPMTAPPPSSKTAPSPAPRYTSRIFQGHSAPVTSVAFSPDGSRIVSGSDDKTIRLWDLQGNPMGKRVWGSGNVYSSVCSVAFSPDGSRIVSGGSAKTIRLWDLQGNPILEGEPFQGHSDYYVTSVAFSPDGSCIVSGSKDKTIRLWDLQGNPIGEPFQGHSDAVESVAFSPDGSRIVSGSGDNTIRLWDLQGNPIGEPFQGHSDRVRSVAFSPDGSRIVSGSGDKTIRLWGKVGTLAVPQSLSNDLAEGEDRLLIQDELDALTSILMLRQLQPPLAVGILGSWGSGKSFAMHLMQQRINAIRSQPLQSAQAWGDDRELRSPYVGHIYQIRFDAWSYAKANLWASLMETIFQELNRQISLEQQLEQAGVNQLQGGDIWQALNTMGEEQRRALLENHLSPRLWQDWQAITNQRTAALWQHLDRLQTQEGEDLKTAEKTVAELEAQLQQQMAEIEAEADRELLKIACKEAMKPMKETWQDLLGQGADDLRDKLLAADPVKTAEVKAVLEELQPDFWRSVIKTYRQNPWLVLGFLVAVVLALSTPLLVDGLAGWGGRIGERFMAVMANTPLVAAGIPLYQKARTIWKQHRRKVQELWVQYQARLQAHQDQLVSYRQSLIDAQRAEKTKDLEQKINKKKAELAERRNHISLAGDYSSLTEFVSDRLQSNPYQEQLGIIHQVRQDIEALSDRLVINPDDSPDLQAQKQQLFPRGEARVVLYIDDLDRCPPDRVVEVLEAIQLLVKTKLFIVVVAIDDRYIARALEDVYQGVLKRRGKPSGMDYLEKIIQIPYRMRPISPLNVESYLASQVDYRRDEGATATAIGMMAKGGRSPFPAPATPEGIDPLPHAQSLAQQTQQIQQQTQQFQQSVQDQVQQSLLPWTNADLGQQSLDSQGFSQQGFSQQGFSQQGLGQYQQMEQTSLTLPDEVPVPDLPLRADDSYLETIAEVTVLDQAEFELLVTCCNYVDITPRTAKRLINIYKILKAIWAKRGEPDAESKRVVMVFLALSGRYPDFMRDLFGELDTCFEETAIEARDQSLTVNWQDISPSLKPAPGTVDPHVLREWRRFESDLKNTLGFRFRVDRATFYLTLSFCFVGDIGYDPADFTGYGVPDPPAPATP, from the coding sequence ATGGGCAGGCAGACCGATCGCCCCCAATTACCCATGACCGCGCCTCCCCCCTCCTCCAAAACTGCCCCCTCCCCTGCCCCCCGCTACACCAGCCGCATCTTCCAGGGCCATTCGGCTCCTGTCACATCCGTGGCCTTTAGCCCCGATGGTTCGCGCATCGTTTCCGGCAGTGATGACAAAACGATTCGGCTGTGGGATTTGCAGGGTAACCCCATGGGGAAGAGGGTGTGGGGGTCGGGTAATGTCTATTCATCTGTCTGTTCAGTGGCCTTTAGCCCCGATGGTTCGCGCATCGTTTCCGGCGGTTCTGCCAAAACGATTCGGCTGTGGGATTTGCAGGGTAACCCCATCTTGGAGGGGGAGCCGTTCCAGGGGCATTCAGATTATTATGTTACCTCAGTGGCCTTTAGCCCCGATGGTTCGTGCATCGTTTCCGGCAGTAAGGACAAAACGATTCGGCTGTGGGATTTGCAGGGTAACCCCATCGGGGAGCCGTTCCAGGGGCATTCGGATGCTGTAGAGTCAGTGGCCTTTAGCCCCGATGGTTCGCGCATCGTTTCCGGCAGTGGTGACAACACGATTCGGCTGTGGGATTTGCAGGGTAACCCCATCGGAGAGCCGTTCCAGGGCCATTCGGATCGTGTCAGGTCAGTGGCCTTTAGCCCCGATGGTTCGCGCATCGTTTCCGGCAGTGGTGACAAAACGATTCGGTTGTGGGGGAAGGTGGGGACTTTGGCTGTTCCCCAGAGCTTGAGCAACGACCTGGCCGAAGGAGAAGACCGGCTGCTGATTCAAGACGAACTGGATGCCCTCACCAGTATTTTGATGTTGCGGCAACTGCAACCGCCCTTGGCCGTGGGGATTTTGGGCAGTTGGGGCAGCGGCAAATCCTTCGCCATGCACCTGATGCAACAGCGCATCAACGCCATTCGCAGCCAACCCCTGCAATCGGCCCAAGCCTGGGGGGACGATCGGGAGCTACGATCGCCCTATGTGGGCCATATTTACCAGATTCGCTTTGATGCCTGGAGCTACGCCAAAGCTAATCTGTGGGCCAGCCTCATGGAGACCATTTTCCAGGAATTAAACCGCCAAATCAGCCTAGAGCAGCAATTGGAACAGGCGGGAGTGAACCAACTGCAAGGGGGCGATATTTGGCAAGCCCTCAACACCATGGGGGAGGAGCAACGCCGTGCTTTATTGGAAAATCACCTCAGTCCCCGCCTCTGGCAAGACTGGCAAGCCATCACCAACCAGCGCACCGCCGCCCTCTGGCAACATCTGGATCGGCTGCAAACCCAAGAGGGGGAAGACCTCAAAACCGCCGAGAAAACGGTGGCGGAGTTGGAAGCCCAGTTACAACAGCAGATGGCTGAGATTGAAGCAGAGGCCGATCGAGAACTATTAAAAATTGCCTGCAAAGAAGCGATGAAACCCATGAAGGAGACGTGGCAAGATCTCCTGGGGCAAGGGGCGGATGACCTACGGGACAAGTTACTGGCCGCTGATCCCGTTAAAACGGCGGAAGTTAAAGCTGTTCTCGAAGAATTGCAACCCGACTTTTGGCGTAGCGTGATCAAGACCTATCGCCAAAACCCCTGGTTAGTCCTGGGATTTTTGGTCGCAGTGGTGCTGGCCCTCTCAACGCCCTTACTGGTGGATGGGCTTGCTGGCTGGGGCGGCAGAATTGGGGAACGGTTCATGGCTGTGATGGCCAACACTCCCCTCGTTGCAGCGGGCATTCCCCTGTATCAAAAGGCACGAACCATCTGGAAACAACACCGGCGAAAAGTCCAGGAGCTATGGGTTCAGTATCAGGCACGGTTACAAGCGCACCAAGACCAATTAGTCAGTTATCGCCAATCCCTCATTGATGCTCAACGCGCCGAAAAAACGAAAGATCTAGAACAGAAAATCAACAAGAAAAAGGCAGAACTAGCAGAACGGCGCAACCACATCAGCCTTGCGGGGGATTACTCATCCCTAACAGAATTTGTGAGCGATCGCCTCCAAAGTAACCCCTACCAAGAACAGTTGGGCATCATTCATCAGGTGCGCCAGGACATCGAAGCCTTGAGCGATCGCCTGGTCATTAACCCCGATGATTCCCCTGACCTCCAAGCCCAAAAGCAACAGTTATTTCCCAGGGGTGAAGCGCGGGTGGTGCTGTATATTGACGATTTAGACCGCTGTCCCCCCGATCGGGTGGTGGAAGTCTTAGAAGCCATCCAATTACTGGTCAAAACCAAGTTATTTATTGTGGTTGTGGCCATTGACGATCGCTACATTGCCCGCGCCCTGGAAGATGTGTACCAGGGCGTTCTCAAACGGCGGGGCAAACCCTCAGGGATGGATTACTTGGAGAAAATTATCCAAATTCCCTACCGAATGCGCCCCATTTCTCCCCTCAATGTGGAATCCTATTTAGCGTCCCAAGTGGACTATCGCCGGGATGAAGGGGCAACGGCCACGGCGATCGGGATGATGGCGAAAGGGGGGCGATCGCCGTTCCCAGCCCCAGCCACCCCGGAGGGCATCGATCCCCTCCCCCATGCTCAATCTTTGGCCCAACAAACCCAGCAGATTCAGCAACAAACCCAGCAGTTCCAGCAATCGGTGCAAGACCAGGTGCAACAGTCCCTCCTACCCTGGACTAATGCCGATCTAGGCCAGCAGTCCCTCGATTCGCAAGGGTTTAGTCAGCAAGGGTTTAGTCAGCAAGGGTTTAGTCAGCAAGGGTTAGGCCAATACCAACAGATGGAGCAAACCAGCTTAACCTTGCCCGACGAGGTGCCGGTGCCAGACTTGCCTCTGAGGGCCGATGACAGCTATTTGGAAACGATCGCCGAAGTCACCGTGTTAGATCAAGCTGAATTTGAGCTATTGGTCACCTGCTGCAATTACGTCGATATCACTCCCCGTACCGCTAAACGGCTGATTAATATCTACAAAATCCTTAAAGCGATTTGGGCCAAACGGGGGGAGCCGGATGCCGAAAGCAAGCGAGTTGTCATGGTTTTTCTGGCCCTGTCGGGTCGCTACCCCGACTTTATGCGGGATCTGTTTGGGGAGTTGGATACTTGCTTCGAGGAAACGGCGATCGAGGCGCGGGATCAATCTCTAACCGTGAACTGGCAGGACATCAGCCCCTCCCTCAAACCCGCCCCCGGCACCGTCGATCCCCATGTGCTGCGGGAGTGGCGACGCTTTGAAAGTGATCTCAAAAATACGCTGGGGTTTCGGTTCCGCGTCGATCGAGCCACCTTTTACCTCACCCTATCCTTCTGTTTTGTGGGGGATATTGGCTATGATCCCGCCGATTTTACTGGCTATGGTGTGCCCGATCCCCCAGCCCCTGCCACCCCCTAG